The DNA sequence AGATAATCTTTCCCATGATTGGTCCTCTTTATATTACTGATGATAAGGATTGATAAAATCCGGATATTGATTTTTTTGTACCACGTTACCTGTTTCTAAAATATAATAGAATCCCTCTTTTTTAAAGGGGGGACCAGGAGGGATTATTACCGGTAAACGAACGGGTATTGTAGCCATAACTATAGAGATGATAATTCAATAGAAATAATATGCCGAATATTACTACGGAATTGATGTGTGGTCAAGGGAAAATCGGGTTTCTATAATGAGAAAGATTCTGTATCCAGGTTCATAAGAACATTGAGGATACAGATGTGTTTTTAGAAAAAAGTTTGTTTTCAGTTCATGAGGGTCTTATAATTAAATAAAGGTATATCGTTAAAATGATTATGTATTTGTTTGGAGAAAGATCATCGAACACATCCATAGCATAGATTATTACAAGATAGAAGATGAGCATGGACATAGACATGTGTATAGGGCTCATGAACGAAAAAAGCTCATTCTCACGAGTGTTATAACTGGTGGTATCTTTATCTTTGAAGTAATCGGTGGAATTATCACCAATAGTCTTGCCCTGATTAGCGATGCAGGTCATATGCTTACTCATATATTTGCTTTGCTGATAAGCTTATTTGCTTTATTATTTGCAGCACGACCGCCTACGGTAAAAAAAACCTATGGTTTCTATCGTTTAGAGATATTAGCAGCGTTATTTAATGGTGTAATTCTTTTTGTAATCACCATGTGGATATTTTACGAGGCCTATCACCGTTTTATGCATCCTGAAACTATCTCCAGCGGCAAGATGTTTATTGTTGCATGTGTGGGTTTGACTGCCAATGTAGCCTGTGCCTATATTCTTATGAAAGGTGGCCATGAGCACGGGGGGCACAGTCTGAATATCAAGTCTGCATTTATTCATATGATCGGTGATACCATTTCCTCTGTAGGTGTCATAGTCGGGGCTGTAATTATCTATTATACTCACTGGTTTATTATTGATCCCATTATCAGTATTATGCTCTGTGTGCTTATCCTTATCTGGTCTTATAAACTAGTGATGGAATCTGTGGATATCTTATTGGAGGCTACTCCGAGAGAGATTGATATTGATAAAGTAGCCGAGAGTCTCAAGCAGATTCCCGGAATTGATGATGTGCATGATATTCATATCTGGACGATTACCTCCGGGATGTACTCTATGAGTGCCCATATCGATACAAAAGATATGATGATTAGTGAGACAACAAAACTTTCTAAGATGATTAATTGCGTTTTGAGTGACAAATTCAGGATTGGGCATACGGTTATTCAATTTGGTTGTGAGTGCAAGGTTAACGATGGGCACAATAATCACGACCATAATCATATATAACTTTGTAATTGCAAAATGGTAACTCATTCGTATAATCAAATGAGTTTGAAAGAAAAGTATAGAATAATTTTGTTCATGTAACATCCCGGAATTTCAATTCTGTAGGGCAACCCTTTAGGGTTGCTCTCCCCCATGTACGTTCATGCAGGGAAGCAAGGCTAAAGCCTTGCCCTACGTTTTGATTAAAAACAAAAGTAGCCGAAGGCCTATTTTAATGTATAGGAAATTCAAAGTTTTTCATGATACCGTTAACACGTTAACACACCCCTAACCTAATTGTAGAGACGCAAGATTTTGCGTCTCTACAGGGGAATGGACCCACCCCTAACCCCTCCCAAGAGGGGAATAAAAAAGTCCCCTCTCGGGAGGGGATTGAGGAGTGGATAAAGAAAGTCGTTGGGTTTTACCTTTTGAAACCTAACCTAATTTAAATGATATTTTCGGAGTTTAACCATGATCTGG is a window from the Candidatus Jettenia sp. genome containing:
- a CDS encoding cation diffusion facilitator family transporter: MYRAHERKKLILTSVITGGIFIFEVIGGIITNSLALISDAGHMLTHIFALLISLFALLFAARPPTVKKTYGFYRLEILAALFNGVILFVITMWIFYEAYHRFMHPETISSGKMFIVACVGLTANVACAYILMKGGHEHGGHSLNIKSAFIHMIGDTISSVGVIVGAVIIYYTHWFIIDPIISIMLCVLILIWSYKLVMESVDILLEATPREIDIDKVAESLKQIPGIDDVHDIHIWTITSGMYSMSAHIDTKDMMISETTKLSKMINCVLSDKFRIGHTVIQFGCECKVNDGHNNHDHNHI